CTTCGACTTCCGGGTCCCACCGACCTGGACCTGCACCAAGGCGGAGCAGCGGGCCGCGGCGGTGCACTACCGCTGCGGGGACGGCGCCGGCGACTCGATGACCAGCGGCGGTGACCTCGTCGTCCGTACCTGCGAGCCGGTCTGCGACGAACAGAAGCGCACCGCGCTGCGCCAGCGCGAGGAGGCGTGGGGCGTCCGCTGGACGCGCAGCGGCCCCTTCACCGCCTGGGCGTACGCCACCAGCGTGGACGGCAAGCCCGTGTACGGTCTCATGTACGTCGCGTTCTGGCGGTCCACACCGGAGGGTCAGATCGACCGGGAACTCGTCCTGCGCCTGACGGCACCGCTCGCGGCCAAGGACGAGTTGAAGAAGGTGGCCAACTCGGTCCGCGATCAGACGTTCACGCTCTAAGGAGTGGCCGTGCCCAAGACCCTGGCTGTTCCCGGGGCCTACCCGACCATCGCCGACGCGCTGGAGGTGGCGCCTGACGGGGCGGTCATCTCGCTCGCCCCCGGGACCTACCGCGAACGGATACGGCTCGTGGGGCGGCGCCTCACCGTGCAGGCGTCCGGTGAGGCCGGCTCGGCGACGGTGGACGCGAGCGGGCTGGACGGTTCGGCCCTGGCCGTCACCTCCGGTGAGGTCACCGTGGAGGGCCTCGTACTGACCGCCGGCGACTACCCGGCCGTCGCGGTCACCGGTGCCCGGGTCACGTTGCGCAGGTGCGAGTTGTCGGCCGGCTACGGCGCGGGGCTCCAGGCCACCGACGGCGCCACGGTGGACGCCGCCGAGGTGCGGGTGGTACGCGGCCAGCACGGCTTCGTCTTCTCCGACGCGGGCGGCACAGTCGAGTCCTGTGAGATCCGGGACGTCACCGACGACGGCATCATCGTCCGGCTGGGGGCCGACCCGACGATCCGGGGCACCACGGTGGCCGGCTGCGGCTACCGGGGCGTGTACGTCTACCAGTCCGGCCGCCCCACCATCGAGCGGTGCGACGTCTCGGGCACGGGGGACGCGGGGATCGTGGTGGCGCACCGCAGCTCACCGAGGATCGTGCAGACCTGGGTGCACGAGACGCACGGCGTCGGCATCGCCTTCGGTCCGGGCTGCGGCGGCGTGGTGGACCAGTGCCGGGTCGAACAGACCGCCCCGCCCGGCGTCGACGTCGACCCGGCGGCCGATCCGACGGTGACGCTCAACGACGGGGGCAAGATGCCCATGACCGGCGTGGGCATCGCCGACGGCGGCGTCGACCAGGACACCGTCGAGATGGACAAGCTGCTCACCGAACTGGACTCGATGATCGGCCTCGCCGCGGTCAAGGCCGAGGTCCGGTCGCTGATCGACGAGATCCAGGTGAACGAGTGGCGGCGCAACGCGGGTCTCTCCGTGGGTGCGGCCAGCCACCACCTGATCTTCACCGGCGCCCCCGGTACGGGTAAGACGACCGTGGCCCGCATCTACGGGCAGCTGCTCAAGGCGCTCGGGGTGCTGCCGAACGGCCGCTTCAAGGAGGTCTCCCGGCGCGACCTGGTCGGTCAGTACATCGGCCACACGGCGGAGAAGACCACCTCGGTGTTCGAGGAGGCGATGGGGGGCGTGCTCTTCATCGACGAGGCGTACACCCTCTCCCGGGCGGGCGGGGCCAGCGCGGACTTCGGCCAGGAGGCCATCGACACGCTGGTCAAGCTGATGGAGGACCACCGCGACCAGGTGGCGGTGATCGTGGCCGGCTACACCCAGGAGATGCTCGACTTCCTGGACGCCAACTCCGGTCTGGCCTCGCGCTTCGCCAAGACCATGGAGTTCGAGAACTACGGCCCGGACGAGCTGGTCATGATCTCGGAGCGGATCGCCCGCAACGACGACTACGTCTTCGCCCCGGGCCTCAGTGACGCCCTCCACGAACACTTCTCCCAGGTGGAGCGCGACCGCAACTTCGGTAACGCGCGCGAGGCGCGCAAGCTGCTGGAGGGCATGCGCAAGGCGCAGTCCGGCCGGCTGCGCGCGCTCGGGTGGATGCCCGGTCTGGACGATCTCCGCACGCTGGTCCTGGAGGACCTGCTCACCACGATCCGCTAGCCGGCTCCATAGAATGATCTCGCTCAAGGTCCCGCGGGGAGGCGACTGGTGAACGACGGCGAGGGCTACCCCCGGCACCCCGTCGGCAGGGCGGCCCCGGTGAGCAGCGGTCATCCGGCCGCCGCGCCGGCGTACCCGTCGCCCGGTGGCGTGCCGCCGCAGTTCGGTGCCGCGCCGGTCGGTGCTCCCGCACCGGGGACCGCCGGCGTCCCGGCTCCGTCCACGACGGACGACGCCGGGGTGCGGGCCGTACGCCGGCCGGGGCATCTCGGCTCGCTCAGCACCGGTCAGATCCTCGTCGCCGAGGCCGCGGTCGTGCTCGCGGTCGCCGCCGCCACCCGTGGCCCGGTGCCGGGGCTGATCGCGGGCGCCGTGGCGCTGCTGCTGGTCACGCTCGCCTTCGCCCGCCGACGTCAGCGGTGGTGGCTGGAGGACCGGGTGATCGCGTGGCGCTACCGCCGGCGACGGGCCGCCGCCGTCGACCGCACGACCGAGCCGGTCCTCGCCGCGCTACGGACGATCGCGCCGGGCCTGACGGTCCGCGAGGTCTCCGCGCCCGACGGGGCCCGCGTCGGGGTGGCCCGGGACGAGGCGGGCT
This genomic interval from Micromonospora sp. CCTCC AA 2012012 contains the following:
- a CDS encoding right-handed parallel beta-helix repeat-containing protein, with protein sequence MPKTLAVPGAYPTIADALEVAPDGAVISLAPGTYRERIRLVGRRLTVQASGEAGSATVDASGLDGSALAVTSGEVTVEGLVLTAGDYPAVAVTGARVTLRRCELSAGYGAGLQATDGATVDAAEVRVVRGQHGFVFSDAGGTVESCEIRDVTDDGIIVRLGADPTIRGTTVAGCGYRGVYVYQSGRPTIERCDVSGTGDAGIVVAHRSSPRIVQTWVHETHGVGIAFGPGCGGVVDQCRVEQTAPPGVDVDPAADPTVTLNDGGKMPMTGVGIADGGVDQDTVEMDKLLTELDSMIGLAAVKAEVRSLIDEIQVNEWRRNAGLSVGAASHHLIFTGAPGTGKTTVARIYGQLLKALGVLPNGRFKEVSRRDLVGQYIGHTAEKTTSVFEEAMGGVLFIDEAYTLSRAGGASADFGQEAIDTLVKLMEDHRDQVAVIVAGYTQEMLDFLDANSGLASRFAKTMEFENYGPDELVMISERIARNDDYVFAPGLSDALHEHFSQVERDRNFGNAREARKLLEGMRKAQSGRLRALGWMPGLDDLRTLVLEDLLTTIR